The Cucurbita pepo subsp. pepo cultivar mu-cu-16 unplaced genomic scaffold, ASM280686v2 Cp4.1_scaffold000309, whole genome shotgun sequence genome contains the following window.
CACAAATCTGAGATAGCTCCTGCACCCTTTCCCTCACCTCTTCTTCCCTATCATTCGTCAACGGGAAGTGACCTGTATCCGCCAATTCATTCATAATATGCGCAAATTTATCGATCTGATGAATCTCCTTCAACAGCCCACAAGCATTTCTTCTTTCCCGCTTTCTCGATTCTTCCAAAATCCGATCGTGAAGAGAAATCATTGGAGCCGCCCATGCGAATTGCCGGGGCAGCGAAAAATGTGGTAAGCCGCGGTCCTGACAGGGAATCGCCGCCACCAGAGTCCACATTACAAAGAGCAATATCATGTTCATCGTAAAAACAGGGATCGCAAGGCTACGCACAGGCTCATTCGCCCTCGGAGCAACCAAATTGCTCCCAATTGCCTGAAGCTGCCTAGCTGCCGACCAGGAACGCGAAACACTCCATGAAAGCGAACGGAAATGTCCTAAAGACCTGCGGTCTCTGGTACCATTGTTGCGTCCAAAAGAACGGTTTCTCTGAGAAATGGCCGTGGAATTGGCATCGTTTTCATCGAGCATTGCAATCGCCAAATCTATCAGAGCCTTCTTCGCTCGGCGAAATTGGCCCTCACCAAGATTCTTCTTGTGACTACAATTATCCAAAGCACTAAGTACAATCTCCAACGATTTATGCCACTGCCTCAGCTGCTCAATCCCATCTCTAATCGCATTACAAACATCAAGCGCCTTCACGCTCCTCTCCAAGTAATCCGAAACCAGCCTATCCATGGGCGGTCTACAAATTTCCGCCTTATGCTCAAACAAAATGACCTTGAACTCCTCCTGGCAGCAAATGAAAGCATCCAAAAGCTTCCTAATCCACGAGAGAGACAAAATCTCATCGGCAGAAGCCGACGACAAGTCCTGGAACCGTTGAGTGACCTGCTTCTGGAATGAATCGAGGTCGGAATCCATGGAAACGCCGTCGTGGGAGCCGTTCTCTATGGAATGAACTTGATCACGCCGGATACTGAAGATGGAACGGCCAATGTTGGCTAACGGCGACGAAGAACCCTGAAAATCAGAGGCAGGCATTCTTACATGAACAAAAGGAGCTGAAAATTGGATCGAAACTAGGAAATTGAAAACAAGAAGTGAATCGGAATTTGAAAAAATCGAATTGGGAGTATCGAAAGATGggaagtagagagagaaacatagagagggagagagaaaatgggagTTGAACGATGAGAACCCTAACGGGAGCAGAGGATTTTAATGGCAGAAAAACGGACCGCGTATTTACGGTTGTTGAAATTTGGAGAGGGGAAATGTCCAAAAAgtccacaaaaataaaacgccaaacataatatttaaatatttttgtttcgttgattaattaaatattttttcttattaatattttacaaggaaattaaaatatagaatattAATGGaagcattaaaaataaatttatcaaatttcattaaGCCATCAAAATagtgaaatatatttaaagtat
Protein-coding sequences here:
- the LOC111784948 gene encoding uncharacterized protein LOC111784948; this encodes MPASDFQGSSSPLANIGRSIFSIRRDQVHSIENGSHDGVSMDSDLDSFQKQVTQRFQDLSSASADEILSLSWIRKLLDAFICCQEEFKVILFEHKAEICRPPMDRLVSDYLERSVKALDVCNAIRDGIEQLRQWHKSLEIVLSALDNCSHKKNLGEGQFRRAKKALIDLAIAMLDENDANSTAISQRNRSFGRNNGTRDRRSLGHFRSLSWSVSRSWSAARQLQAIGSNLVAPRANEPVRSLAIPVFTMNMILLFVMWTLVAAIPCQDRGLPHFSLPRQFAWAAPMISLHDRILEESRKRERRNACGLLKEIHQIDKFAHIMNELADTGHFPLTNDREEEVRERVQELSQICEALKIGLDPLERQIREMFHRIVRSRTEGLDCLGRGNNPE